DNA sequence from the Acidobacteriota bacterium genome:
GACCCGGCAGAGTTGCTGGCCGAATATCACGCGCTGCTGAATGATCTGAGCCAGACGCGCAATGCGCTCAAAGCAGAGTTGCAACATGCGCTTTCACGCGCAGACCTTTGACGAGACAACTCTTTGCCAGCAATCTGAACCAACGCCGTTTTCTGCCGCGTAGCGGCGAAAACCAATATCGTTTTTCGAAAATGTCCCGACATCAGAATAAAAATGGATTTTTCGTCTGGAATGCGCTGGTGGAAGGATACGGCATCTGTTGCTTCAGGTCGGGGGAGAGAGGAAGCAACCGATGCCAGGTTAGCGCATCCAACGCCCAGTCAGCGGCGCTTAACATTCCGACCCCCGGTAATGACAGACGCATCCCGATGCATCCCACAATCTGTCGTTGCTACGGTAAAGAATTGATAGCGTCGCTGGCTGTTCAAGGCATTCCCACTTTATTAACTGCTTTCCTGCACTGTTCGGCATCTTAAATCTTGCGCGTCTCGCACAACTCGGCCACAATGTGCCTTACATTCGGACGCTAACTCCGCGCACAAAAATCATTCAAAGAATGGAGCATGAATTGGCTGCACGCATTTGTAGCCGTGATTTCCTATGTCATTTGATCCCAAACACCTAAGTCACCTGATCACCAATGGACGCGACCGCGCTCCGGCGCGTTCCATGCTCAAAGCCATCGGTTTCAACGACGAAGACCTGGCAAAACCCATCATTGGCGTGGCGCACATGTGGATTGAAACCATGCCGTGCAATTTCAACCATCGCGATCTGGCCGCGAAGGTCAAAGAAGGGATTCGCGCCTCCGGAGCCACGCCGATGGAATTCAACACCGTGTCCATCAGCGACGGCGTGACGATGGGAACCGAAGGCATGAAAGCTTCGCTGGTCAGCCGCGATTTGATCGCCGATTCGATTGAATTGGTCGGGCGCGGGTATTTATTCGACGCCGTAGTCGCCATCGTCGGTTGCGACAAAACCATTCCCGGCGCGGCGATGGGATTGATCCGGTTGAACGTGCCGAGCCTGATTTTGTACGGAGGTTCGATTGCTCCGGGGTATTTGAACGGAAAGGCGCTGACCGTGCAGGACGTGTTCGAAGCCGTCGGCCAACACGCCGCCGGAAAAATCAATGACGCCCAATTGCTGGAAATTGAAAACGTCGCCTGCCCCGGAGCTGGCGCTTGCGGCGGCCAGTACACGGCCAACACGATGGCGATGGTCATGGAATTCATCGGCTTGGCCGTGATGGGAACGGGCAGCGTTTCGGCCACCGACCCGCTGAAAGAGAAAACCGCCTTTGAAACGGGCCGGTACATCGTGGATTTGCTCCGGCGCGGTGTGCGGCCCAGCGACATTCTGACGCGCACGGCTTTTGAAAATGCCATCACCGGCGTGGCGGCGACCGGCGGTTCGACCAACGCTGTGCTGCATTTGCTGGCAATGGCCCGCGAAGCCGGGATTGATTTGACGATTGATGATTTCGACCAGATCAGCGCCCGCACACCGATGATTGCCGACCTGAAACCCGGCGGGAAATACACCGCGGTCGAACTTGGCAAAGCGGGCGGCATTGGTCTGGTCGCGCGCCGTCTGGTCGAGGGCGGCTACATCGAAGGCAACCAGATGACCGTCAGCGGATTATCCATCGGCCAGGAAGCCGAGCTTGCCGATGAAACTCCCGGACAGGATGTTGTCTATCCGACCAATAATCCGATCAAACCCAATGGCGGCCTGGTCATTCTGAAGGGCAATCTCGCGCCGGAAGGCAGCGTGGTGAAACTGTCCGGCTTCGAGCGCAAAACGCATCGCGGCCCGGCGCGTGTATTCAACCGCGAAGAAGACGCGATGAATGCCGTCACCAGCGGCGAAATCAAATCCGGCGATGTGGTGGTCATTCGCTACGAAGGCCCGAAAGGCGGCCCCGGCATGCGCGAAATGCTGGGTGTGACCGCTGCGATTGTCGGCAAAGGTCTGGGTGAAGAAGTCGCCCTGATGACCGATGGCCGCTTCAGCGGCGCCACGCGCGGGTTGTGCGTTGGGCACGTTGCACCCGAAGCGCAGGTTGGCGGCCCGATTGCCGCCGTGCGCGAAGGCGACATCATCACCTTCGATCTGGAAAAACGTCGGTTGGACGTTGATTTGACGGAAGATGAAATCAATCAACGATTGGCTGAATGGACAGCGCCTGCGCCCCGCTACCAAACCGGCGTTTTCGCCAAATACTCCGCGTTGGTTTCGTCCGCGTCCGAAGGCGCAATCACACAGCCAAAATAAGCTTGGTGCGGTTTGTGGTGGATTAGAACCATAAACCGCGCCGCTTTCAGTGCTTCGGGAGCTTCGGTTGACAACCCTGGACACCGCCAGTAAGATGCGCCTTCTTTTTTGGCGGCAATTGAGAATCAGTACCAGTTTTTCGGGGCGTGGCTCAGCCTGGTAGAGCGCTCGGTTCGGGACCGAGAGGTCGGAGGTTCAAATCCTCTCGCCCCGACTTTTATAGTCAACAACTTACGGTCATCTTCAGATGGCCGTTTGTTGTTT
Encoded proteins:
- the ilvD gene encoding dihydroxy-acid dehydratase → MSFDPKHLSHLITNGRDRAPARSMLKAIGFNDEDLAKPIIGVAHMWIETMPCNFNHRDLAAKVKEGIRASGATPMEFNTVSISDGVTMGTEGMKASLVSRDLIADSIELVGRGYLFDAVVAIVGCDKTIPGAAMGLIRLNVPSLILYGGSIAPGYLNGKALTVQDVFEAVGQHAAGKINDAQLLEIENVACPGAGACGGQYTANTMAMVMEFIGLAVMGTGSVSATDPLKEKTAFETGRYIVDLLRRGVRPSDILTRTAFENAITGVAATGGSTNAVLHLLAMAREAGIDLTIDDFDQISARTPMIADLKPGGKYTAVELGKAGGIGLVARRLVEGGYIEGNQMTVSGLSIGQEAELADETPGQDVVYPTNNPIKPNGGLVILKGNLAPEGSVVKLSGFERKTHRGPARVFNREEDAMNAVTSGEIKSGDVVVIRYEGPKGGPGMREMLGVTAAIVGKGLGEEVALMTDGRFSGATRGLCVGHVAPEAQVGGPIAAVREGDIITFDLEKRRLDVDLTEDEINQRLAEWTAPAPRYQTGVFAKYSALVSSASEGAITQPK